In a single window of the Balaenoptera acutorostrata chromosome 3, mBalAcu1.1, whole genome shotgun sequence genome:
- the LOC130707465 gene encoding c-Myc-binding protein-like — MAHYKAADSKREQFRRYLEKSGVLDTLTKVLVALYEEPEKPKSALDFLKHHLGAATPENPEIELLCLELAEMKEKYEAIVEENKLKTKLAQYEPPQEEKRAE; from the coding sequence ATGGCCCATTACAAAGCCGCCGACTCGAAGCGCGAGCAGTTCCGGAGGTACTTGGAGAAGTCGGGGGTGCTGGACACGCTGACCAAGGTTTTGGTAGCCTTATATGAAGAACCAGAGAAACCTAAGAGTGCTTTGGATTTTTTAAAGCATCACTTAGGAGCTGCTACcccagaaaatccagaaatagagcTGCTTTGCCTAGAATtggcagaaatgaaagagaaatatgaagctattgtagaagaaaataaactgaaaacaaagCTTGCTCAGTATGAACCACCTCAGGAGGAGAAGCGTGCTGAATAG